One genomic window of Magnolia sinica isolate HGM2019 chromosome 3, MsV1, whole genome shotgun sequence includes the following:
- the LOC131239996 gene encoding uncharacterized protein LOC131239996: MEVATESDGSFPAMEPQLTARRKCRPRPLHTCAVALLSIAHKAYQKAEQFHGPIGSLARRLASLASPITCLILHQWLLILSFVDNQIIYLENTAETIFPPSRHVFDKIDSLVDISEALPRRFDDAVVHFPIMRHNVPTLNWVATYLSMVLNFLILTVGDWSFNGTKEKEILVDVNCGEPVHETAPEKPHDPKGAEVIQKQNTIEKSMIAGDNQCVEAKVRKKKKKKPRACDIEDMKEVESKCKAILGVVENMGKVEEGGKNGQDKSAFFIHESHAKGREKPVAHIHEPDTRGARHISGHVDDPILELFEAGWHIK, from the exons ATGGAAGTTGCAACAGAGTCTGATGGATCTTTTCCAGCTATG GAACCACAATTAACGGCTAGGAGAAAATGCAGGCCTCGCCCATTGCACACTTGTGCAGTCGCCCTTCTAAGCATAGCCCACAAGGCCTACCAAAAAGCAGAGCAGTTTCATGGTCCCATAGGCTCCCTTGCAAGGAGACTGGCCTCACTTGCCAGCCCCATTACCTGCCTCATTCTACATCAGTGGCTACTAATCCTCTCCTTCGTCGACAACCAAATCATATACCTCGAAAATACAGCTGAGACCATTTTCCCGCCCTCCAGGCATGTGTTTGACAAGATTGACAGCCTGGTTGATATTTCTGAGGCCCTTCCGAGAAGATTTGATGACGCCGTGGTCCATTTTCCTATAATGCGACACAATGTACCCACTCTCAACTGGGTCGCAACTTATCTGAGTATGGTACTCAACTTCTTAATCTTAACGGTTGGGGATTGGTCTTTTAATGGTACGAAGGAGAAGGAGATTCTCGTTGATGTGAATTGTGGTGAACCTGTACATGAAACAGCACCAGAGAAACCACATGATCCAAAAGGAGCTGAAGTTATCCAAAAACAAAACACCATTGAGAAGTCGATGATTGCTGGTGATAATCAATGTGTTGAAGCCAAGGTtcggaagaagaaaaagaagaagccccGGGCTTGCGACATCGAAGACATGAAGGAAGTTGAAAGCAAGTGCAAAGCGATCTTGGGTGTGGTAGAGAATATGGGTAAGGTGGAAGAAGGTGGTAAAAATGGTCAGGACAAGTCCGCATTTTTCATTCACGAATCACATGCAAAGGGccgtgagaagccagtggcccacATCCATGAACCGGATACACGTGGGGCCAGGCACATATCGGGGCATGTGGATGATCCGATTCTAGAGCTCTTTGAGGCAGGGTGGCACATCAAGTGA
- the LOC131239997 gene encoding proteasome subunit alpha type-5 isoform X4, with protein sequence MKIHCYREFIRLTEPSSVEKIMEIDEHIGCAMSGLIADARTLVEHARVETQNHRFSYGEPMTVESTTQALCDLALRFGEGDEESMSRPFGVSLLIAGHDENGPSLYYTDPSGTFWQCNAKAIGSGSEGADSSLQEQYNKDITLQEAETIALSILKQVMEEKVTPNNVDIARVAPTYHLYSPAEVEAVISRL encoded by the exons GAACCAAGCAGTGTGGAGAAAATTATGGAGATTGATGAGCATATAGGATGTGCAATGAGTGGGTTGATTGCTGATGCTCGCACTCTTGTTGAGCACGCACGTGTTGAAACTCAG AATCATAGGTTTTCATATGGTGAACCAATGACTGTTGAGTCCACCACACAAGCCCTATGTGATCTTGCTCTCCGATTTGGGGAAGGCGATGAAGAATCCATG TCTCGACCTTTTGGAGTCTCGCTTCTAATCGCTGGtcatgatgagaatgggcctagttT ATACTACACGGACCCATCTGGTACCTTCTGGCAATGCAATGCAAAGGCAATAGGTTCGGGCTCCGAAGGTGCTGACAGCTCATTGCAGGAGCAATACAACAAg GACATCACCCTTCAAGAAGCTGAAACAATAGCACTTTCCATCCTGAAGCAAGTGATGGAGGAAAAA GTAACTCCAAACAATGTTGATATTGCGAGGGTGGCTCCAACGTACCATCTGTACTCCCCTGCTGAGGTGGAGGCTGTCATCAGTCGCCTATGA